A genomic window from Nicotiana sylvestris chromosome 11, ASM39365v2, whole genome shotgun sequence includes:
- the LOC104213031 gene encoding putative UPF0481 protein At3g02645: MTIESFINNPETEKRWLTQCANSFKLNKEIAIDFSPYVCQVPKTIKETKIQAYIPQKIGLGPYHCFRPEFFVTERHKLTIAKNCMDFSIVQHLITETLIFFEPRIRAQYDKFLDIDTHTLCWILTIDSLYLLHFLNSYIPHQEIDSQVQSLPQEKNQEINSERRSMAQDIIMLENQIPSIVLIEIQMSLSQHFSKLFKDLFFNFCKAHSPLQLSETKKFRSFVFCKDRSPHLLDYMHQLIVNNRAIIEEEEEEYDDSKYYDDTCNRTFEDHIVVKVVRNIAGIIPGGGIVEKPLSLMSQLPWDQITGLIKKEDESKPKIEEIEIPSVAELEEIAKIKFKLTEGGIRDIKFIEEGGEHRFYLPQITLNSDSEVILRNLVAYEAATASPESSLELAEYVDFMCGIVDTPKDVNILKKANIIKDGSSLNDEEIAELFNGITKTTGKFNKKKKSDLEKAIETVNEKFDNTLRVKTYRFIKKYIYTSWKFLTLFSTVLLILLICLQVFCQVYGCSNRWFRTSS, from the exons atgactatagaatctTTCATTAATAATCCTGAAACTGAGAAGCGTTGGCTAACTCAATGCGCAAATTCCttcaaattaaacaaagaaaTAGCCATTGACTTCTCTCCATATGTTTGTCAAGTTCCCAAAACAATTAAAGAAACTAAAATCCAAGCTTATATCCCTCAAAAAATAGGCCTTGGTCCATACCATTGTTTTCGTCCTGAGTTTTTTGTCACTGAAAGACACAAACTAACTATAGCCAAAAATTGCATGGATTTTTCCATAGTCCAACATTTGATAACTGAGACATTAATATTTTTTGAGCCAAGAATTCGAGCACAGTATGATAAGTTCTTGGATATTGATACTCATACACTATGCTGGATATTGACCATTGATTCTCTCTACTTGcttcactttttaaacagttataTACCACATCAAGAAATAGATTCTCAAGTTCAAAGCTTGCCTCAAGAAAAAA ATCAAGAAATAAATTCTGAACGTCGAAGCATGGCTCAAGACATCATAATGCTCGAGAATCAAATCCCAAGTATAGTTCTCATTGAAATCCAGATGTCTCTAAGTCAACATTTCTCAAAGCTATTTAAAGATTTGTTCTTCAATTTCTGCAAAGCACACTCTCCTCTTCAACTTTCGGAGACAAAGAAGTTTCGCAGTTTCGTGTTTTGCAAAGATCGCTCTCCTCATTTGCTGGATTATATGCATCAATTGATAGTCAATAATCGCGCGATTAttgaagaggaggaagaagaataTGATGATTCAAAATATTATGATGATACGTGTAATAGGACTTTTGAAGATCATATTGTTGTGAAAGTAGTGAGAAATATTGCTGGTATTATTCCAGGAGGTGGCATCGTTGAGAAACCACTTAGTTTGATGTCCCAATTGCCATGGGACCAAATCACTGGACTAATTAAAAAGGAAGACGAAAGCAAACCAAAAATTGAAGAGATTGAAATACCATCAGTCGCAGAACTTGAAGAAATTGCTAAG ATAAAATTCAAGCTCACGGAAGGAGGGATCAGGGATATAAAATTTATAGAAGAAGGAGGCGAACACAGATTTTATCTTCCTCAAATCACTCTAAATTCCGATTCTGAAGTAATATTAAGAAACTTAGTAGCATACGAAGCAGCTACTGCTAGTCCAGAATCATCCCTCGAGCTAGCTGAATATGTTGACTTCATGTGTGGAATTGTTGATACTCCAAAAGATGTTAATATTCTCAAAAAAGCTAATATTATTAAAGATGGAAGTTCTCTAAATGATGAGGAAATTGCTGAATTATTCAATGGGATAACTAAAACAACTGGGAAattcaacaagaagaagaagtcGGATTTAGAGAAGGCTATTGAAACAGTGAATGAGAAATTTGATAATACATTAAGGGTGAAGACTTATAGGTTTATCAAGAAGTATATTTATACTTCTTGGAAGTTTTTAACGTTGTTTTCTACTGTACTGCTTATTTTACTGATTTGTTTGCAAGTGTTTTGCCAAGTTTATGGCTGCAGCAACCGGTGGTTTCGTACTTCTTCTTGA